The Macaca fascicularis isolate 582-1 chromosome 5, T2T-MFA8v1.1 genome segment gtaatataatttagttttttttttttttttgaggcggagtctcattctgtagcccaagTTGGAATGCACTGataggatctcggctcaccacaacctctgcctccagggctcaagggattctcctgcctcagtctcctgagtagctgggattacaggcgtgcaccaccacacccggctaattttttgtattttattagagatgggatttcatcatgttgcccagggtggtctcgaactcctgagctcagctgatctgcccgtctcagcctcccaaagggctgggattacaggtgtgagcgactgtgcccagcctataatttAGTTCTTTATCTGGTTGTATGCACAACTTGTAGTATAGAGCAGCAAACATTTATGACCATGAGTGTAGCTACCCAATGCTAACTCTGCCAACTGAAAGGTTTGTGGTGTTGGTTGTGGTTGTGATTGTTGATGAGCCATTAACTGATTTATGTTCAGCCTTTCCCTCTGTAATAAGAGGCACTCATCCCACTTTCATTGttccatttacaaaaaaaaaaaattgttccgtttgctcatttataaataaaattctctATTCATTTTTCTGCTAGAAATCTTCAAAAAGCGAAGAATGAAATTACCCCTTTTGTGGCCCTCATTTACAATAAAAGTTTGCACACTCCTTCCCCTGAATGCAGTCAGCAGCTCACTCTCACCCCAGCCCTGAACCACATTCCTCAGTTAACATGTAACTCTATACATTCTGTACTTCTCTTGACTGGTAGAATTGGAGGTGTTTACAAAGCTGACAGTACATTAGTTCAGAAACTATGGCAGCAAAAAGGTAAAGCTGGAAGGTTCCTCCACCACCCGGCTTTTCTGTCAACAGGAAAGGCAACACGGAAAGGCGCGAGGCCTTGAGTAGCGTGTGCATCTCGCGGGGAATGCGGTGCCGTTTTAAACCGAGTCCACCTTTACTAGATTGTTTTTGGTCGTCAGTGGAGACGGCTTGCATTTAACCCTATCGGCCACGTCGTTAGAGCTATCCACAAAGAACATCCTGGCAGTACACAGAGAGACTATAATTCTTCTGTACTCCTTCCTGAAATTTTGGTTCAGTAGCCCGTATATAATGGCATTGAGGCAGCTGTTGAAATAGGCCATGTAGTAACTCGCCACAAACAGCCACTCTGGGATCCTAGGCACCATGCTGGCGGGGTCAGAAGCCACGGCCAGGCCAATGAAGTTCAGAGGAGCCCAGCAAATGgcaaaaaggacaaaaaccacaaacATGGTGACAAAATTCCTGAAGTCCTGTGGTTTCAGCCTGGGTTTGCGGTCAGGCTTCACCCTTTGTCTGACCTGGAGAACCAGGATCCATATTCTCAGGTAACAGAAGATGACAATGATCATGGGGACGAGGAAGTGGAAAACCACCACGGCGATGGTGTAGGCAGAGCTGACGGACTGTGCGAAGGTGCACGAGTAGATCCTCGGGTCGTACTGGAGAGTCCCGGCACGGAGGTTGGGCAGGACAGCCACCAGCGTCAGGAGCCATATGAGGAGCACATAGCAGAAGGAGTTCTTGCTGCTGTACAGTTTGTCGTACTTGAGACTGTGGCAGATGTAGCAGTAGCGGTTGATGGCAATGCCGGTGATGTTGAATATCGAGCCGATGACGCTCAGGCCCATCAGGAACCCACTGATTTGGCAGTGCAGATACCCCAGGTTCCACCCATTGTTAAATATCGACGTCAGCACCAACGGGTACGGATAAACAGCCACCACCAGGTCTGCCACCGCTAAGCTCACCACAAAGATGTTTCCTGAAAGAGAAACGTTTAGAAAATACAGTGAATACCAGTTCACACTGGGTTTTCTGTTACAATTGTTAAAGAAGGAGCTGCTTCTGCCTGCAGCTCTGATGACCTGACGTCACAGCTGCTGCCACACTGCAAATGAACTGGAGGCCATTTCACAGGACGCCAGCCCACTGCCACTCGTGACATATCAAATCCACTGTTCACACGTTCCCGCCTCCCCAGAACAGCCCCTGTTCCCTGTTCCCTGTTCAAAACTACTGTCTTTCAAACCCTTCAgtttctcatttcttaaaaagtCCTGAGATCAGAATACTTGCATTCCATCTGTTGTTCTAGAGCCTTCTACATCACCTGAGCAATCTCATATGATGTTATGTCTCAAGCCAGCCACAACTGCCTTAAGTTCAAGTCTTCATTCCCTCTGGAGTCCTGCAGCAGCTCCCAAGGGGCCTCTAGCTTCTGTTCTCGCTGATCCCACAGCGCGGGAGTTACGACCGAGAGGGCTGTGTCATCGGCCGTCTGGATGAGAACACCGCTTCAATCCATACCAACTGTCCAACCGGGGCACGTTACTTGACCTCCCCAAGCTTCTGCCTCCTCTCCTAGATGATGGGATAATGAGCATCTTCCTCTTAGGGCTGCGGTGAGCATGACATGAGACTATCTGTGGCGAGTGCCATGCACCGTGTCTTACACCAGAGAAATGTTCTTATTCTACGACTCCCTCACCTTGAACCAAAGGAAAATGCAGAAATTCTCCTAGATTTTATAAAGAACTTATGTTACAAAACTTAAACCCTAAATAGTCTAACTATTAATTTTCTCAACATAGCAACACATatttaattatagaaaaaaaaaactctggtcacttttttatttttatttatttatttatttatttattttgagaccgagtcttgttctgtcacccagtctggagtgcaatgatctgatcttggctcaccctaacctccacctccagggctcatcctcccacctcagcctcccaaatagtggGGACcacaagcgcacaccaccataccaggctggtttttgtatttttgtagagattgggttttgccattttgtccaggctggtctcgaactcctgggctcaggccatccacccacctcggcctcccaaagtgctgggatggcaggtgtgATACATTGCTCCCAGCTACGTTAGTCAAATTTTATGAGATGTTCTGCAAATATGGTTTTTCCCTTCTGCGGCTCTTCTGCCTTTGTTTCTTACTATTCCTTCTGCCTCGAATGGCTCCTCACAGCAACTTTCTAAATGTTACCCGTTCTCCCAAGTCTATCTCAAATAGAAATGCCGAGGCCTTTGCTCGTTTGCCCACCTAGAGGTAAGAGTCCACCTAGAGGTAAGAGCCTCCTCCTTTGAAGGGTCTTAAACCACTTTGTACTGCTTTTTACTCAGGTTAAATTACAATAAATTCAATTCAGTTTACATAGTAAATGCATATATTTGGTGCTGGGGAAACAGGAATTGAGAGACAGGAAAAGCCAAAAAAATTACACTAgagtggccaggagtggtggctcacacctgtaatcccagcactttgcggggccgaggtgggtggatcaaaagtcaggagttcaggaccagcctcgccaacatggtgaaaccccgtctctactaaaaatacaaaaattagctgggcgtggtgacaggtgcctgtaatcccagctacttgggaggctgagccaggagaattgcttgaacccgggaggcggaggctacagtgagcagagattgcgccattgtactccagcctgggcaacaagagcaaaactccgtctcaaattaaaaaaaagaaagagaaaattacacTAGAGTAAGCAGCAGCACCAGAGCATACACCGAACCAGAAGCAGTGAGGAAAGGGGTGCGCTAGACAGGGACGGAGGGAGCCCCAGGTGGAGGGACAGAAGATTTCGCCTTCTATTCTATTGACCTGTAAGCCAGGCTTCCCTGCCTGACTCGAGACAGTGGCCCTCGTGAGTACATTTCCTCATATTTGCAAATATGAGTACATTTCCTCATATTTGCAAATATGAGTACATTTCCTCATATTTGCGTCCTAGACCACACCCAATAAATACAGTGACTTTTGCTCATACACTTGATGAGTTCATTAAACTGTCACTTCCCAACATTTGAAATGAAACAGCCCATAGCAGTCATGATGAAAGAAAGGTAAAATCTGTGCCATTTATTTAGGAATTTCAGATATATTGTCATAAaagcaaattctttaaaaattggtTGTATTCATCCAAATTAAAGTTACAAAGGCAAGTTTATTTTTCCCACAGATCACTTTCAATTAGTGTTGAAACACCTCCATTCCTAAGaggcatattttaataaattattagcTCAAAATGTTTAATGCTTTAGAAGTATCTATACTATGTGAAATTCTGTTCCAAATTAAATTATCATTCTAACAGCACATTTTTACCCAGAGTGTCATGATGACAAACTGGCCTAatattggatttatttttaaaagaccttaaaaatgaaatcacaaatgATGTCGTAAATTTCTTTCATGGCTCGAATACcctgcttcatttattttatagtaattACATTGCCTTATAATTCAAGTAATTACATTAATTAGATCATTAGTTTAATTCTTTGaattaatcccattttacaaatgcttGGTGAAAATTAATTAAGCCACAGACTCCATACAGGTATGGCTATCAGGTAGCTCACATAAAGCTTTAGCACAGGCGTTCATGTGTGCATGGGGAGTGTGTGGTGTCTgggggagaaggaaaaagggaatttccttttttcttttatgaaattcACCAGATAAGAGTAATTGAATTATCCAATTATAATTATACACATTATAAGTTCATCTATTCCATTCTGAAATCTATGTTAACTCCAGACATACGGACAATCTACCCATTTCTACAGATATCCAGGACTGTATGCAACAAGCTTAATAATGCATTCTGAAATGTCAAATAATGTCTGTTCGTGGGTAACGATTTCTTCTCTGTTGAATATAGTTCCAATCCTTACTGTGGCAGAATCATAGAATAATAGGATGTTAAAATTGAGAGATGTGTTAATGATCTCCCTGGATAATTCCtagtttttaaagatgagaaaacaaaaatatagagtTAAATTGGATGAAGTCATATGACTGCTTAGTGAGAGTCAGGATTATAGCAATGCTATGAATTGGTGTTGTTCAATGTTATTTCCCTGAGAAAGCTCCTGTGCTCCTACAGATATGAGACTCAGAAACTGGGCCCTGTGGCTACATCCTGGCTTACAGCCTCTCCAGGCACAATTCTAAAGAAGCATATTAGAACTAGAACCTTCTAAAGAGAAGATGGGGGAGGAAAACACTTAGAAGTCAGTATGCTGGCAACAAGACGGACAGCAATCAGCCTCACCAACTATAAAATGCACAGTCAATATTTGCTCCCAGGAATAAAACTTTAAATTGGAAGTGAAATATGGCATAGATATGAATAAAATAAGGTAACAGACAACTAAAATGTCAGCTTGCCGGGAATGCCTTCCTCAGAACTAGTCCCGTGAGTCCCTTCCGGGAATGACACGGCAACACGGCGTTGCTTTTCTGTTTATCGCAATTATGTCTCTATTTCTCCCCATCTCCCACAGCCCCAGCTGTCACCTCGGTGAGGACACTGCCTGCTTTGACATCTTCTCCCTCCACCTTGAACAGTACCTGGCCGAGGGTTAATCAATGTACGGTGGGTTTATATTGTGTCAACTTCACGAAGCTGAAAAGACTTTTTCTTGCACCGCTCCGGGTTAGTGTTCCCCACAAGAGGCAATTGCGTGAGATTTTGAAGGCAGAAGTGCAGCAGCAGATTGCTGTCTGTGCTCAGACCATCTGTGTCAAGTGCCAGACGCCACTGCAAGCTCAGCGCTCTGAGTCTTACCTGCTGCCCTGCAGGGGGTGGGCGGCAGCAGTGTGCCCACAGCTTCTCCAGCTCCTGCTCACCTCCTCCTGGCTTGGAGGAAGTGAGAGACCAATTCATAAGGTGAGTTTTGACCATCCTCCAGAGCTCCAGTCcttcctcccaggttctagcTTCCCCTGCATCCCCTCCTAACATCAGCTTTCCTTCTCAACTCCGTGAACTTTAAACAGCAGCGCCAGATACAGAAGCAAAAGCCTCAAATACACTATTCCATCAGCTCACACAACTGCTCGAGCAATTTTGCTTCTTGGATTGATTGAACCCAGACTGATGCAGAATTTGGTTCTGGAAGTGGACCAAGGAGAACCTTTGGGAGGGTTTCTCTGTATTGGTTTTGGGTAACCTGCAGTTGATTCTGTAACAGGACTAGATTTAAAGTATTAGAAACCCTATTTCCAGTAGTTAAGGGACACTGGTAGTCACAGCCGCAGGGGCAAAAGAATTCCTTAAAAGACCacctgggccaggcgcggtggctcacgcctgtaatcccaacactttgggaggctgaggcgggggatcacaaggtcaagagatccagaccatcctggccaacatggtgaaaccccatctctactaaaaatacaaaaattagctgggcatggtggtgtgcacctgaagtcccagctactcgggaggctgagaattgcttgaacccaggaggtggaggttgcagtgagctgagatcgcaccactgcactccagcctggcaacacagcaagactctattaaaacaaaacaaaacaaaaaaaacctgtactCACCTTCCAAAGTGAAAACAATGTCATTGCATCACCCTCCAACCActaagatgaaaaacaaaatacaccaACCAAACAATGGGTTGGACGTACTAAACAAACCCATTTCCTGAGTGACTCAAAACGCTGTAGTGTGGACTGGAGCCCAGAACAAGGCCCTGAAGGCTGCTCAGCCACCTGATCCATCTGATCCAATggctatggtttaaatgtgtctcCCCCAAAATTTATGTGTTGACACTTAATcgccaatgtgatggtattgagaggtggggcctttaggaagtgattaagtcatgagggtggagcccttacagatgagattagtgcctttataaaagaggtgCCAGGGAGTTGTTCGTccctccaccatgtgaagactcAGCATTCATCTGCTccagaagacacagcaagaaggcaccatcctggaagcagagagcaaCCCTCACCAGACTCCAAAtctgccagtaccttgatcttgggcttcccagcctccagaactgtgaaaaacacGTTTCAGTTATTTACAACTTCCCAGTCTatattgttatagcagcaggaacagGCTAAGACACCAATGGTGCTTGAATTGTTTCTATGGTTGTCCCTTGGTATCAGCAGGGACTGGCTCCACGATCTCCATAGACACCCAAATTCATGGatgcctgtattagtccattctcatgctgctgataaagacatacttcaGACTGAGcaattacaaaagaaagaggcttaatggacttacagttccacgtggctggggaagcctcacaatcatggcagaagacaaagaggagcaagtcacatcttacatggatggcagcaggcaaagagagagcttgtgcagggaaactcccccttatagaaccatcagatcttgtgagactcattcactatctcgagaacagcatgggaaagacctgcccctgtgattcaactacctcccgcCAGGTCCCTGACAACACATGggaatttgaaatgagatttggctggggacacagccaaaccatatcaatgctCATGTCCCACAGTTGGCCCtgcagaacctgtgaatatgtgaaGTTGGCCCTCTATATCTTTGAGTTCCACATCCCTCAAAGATTGTATTTTCAAGCCATGATTGGTTGAATCCCTGAAagtggaacccatggatatggagggacCACTGCATGTAATAGGGAGACTGTAAGAAGGCCTTAGCAGGCACATTCAGATGACTCATAACACGGACCCTTAGTATTTTGCAGCAAATCTGTGCTCTCCTTTGCAGATACCATTTTTTACTTCCTACTTGACCTTAGTAGAGTCTGAATGCTTGAACATGGACACCCAAGTGACCATGTGATCTGAAAGCTCTCTCAAGGACCAGGTGCTGTGTGACCTACCAAATCATAAAGTTGCCCATCACAACATCAAACAGAAGCCGTGCATCCAAGATCTGGCTCCAGCAGCTCCTGAAGGCACAGGGAAGATGCATGAGCAAGTGGCTTAGAGGCCATGGCCCAcattcctgccaccctgcctCCATTCCCTCAGCATGCTCCTATGGCCTCATGAGGATGTGCCCCTGAGCAgctgaataagaaagaaaaaaaaaaccttcttacCTGGTTTCCATATGGCTTTTCATGATCTACGGACACTACCTGAAACTGGAGGGTTGCAGCACTACAGATCTAATCCAGTATGGCCCTGAAAAACAAGGATGGAGGAAGACCCTCCCAGGAAACAGAACTTGGAGCAATGCTTCAAAAAGAACTTCAAACTGGTTGTTCATTTGTCCTGGAAGGAGAGAGGGCCACAGGTTCAGATCTGCACTGATTAATGGGCAGTGGCTAATGATCAGCTAGATCAGGGGTCCCTGACCTGATGGGGACAATGGCTAATGGTCAGCTAGATTCATAGGCAGTGGTTAATGGTCAGCTCGATCAGGTTGGAGATGCCTGATCTAACTGACCATTAGCCACTGATCTAGCTGACCATTAGCCACAGACTGGGTCCGTGACCCggtaggaaccaggctgcacagcaggaggtgagtggcacgTGAGCAAGTATTACCGCCGAAGCTCCCCCTCCTGTCAGCTCAGCAGCGGTATtacattctcataggagcgtgaaccctgtCGTGAACTCCATGTGAGGGATcgaggttgcacactccttatgagaatctaactaatgcctgatgatttgaggtgggacagtttcatcccaaaaccattcccccaccctgccctgtggaaaaactgtcttccatgaaaccagtccctggttcCAAAAAGGTTAGGGACCATTGAGCTAGATGGGCAAGGATTTGGAAGAAACATAATTAGAAAACCAGTTACGGGGCTCTGGAGAAGACATAGGCACACAGACCTCTCAGAATGGACACTCAgtgtgaagatatttgtgtctTGATGGTGGAACCTGTGTATATCAGTTAATCTGTCTTTGGCTACTAGTCCTTGACCAATGGACTCACAAAGTTGTCATGGCAGCAAGGATAGAAGTTATTCATGAGCTCAGCAGCAGATC includes the following:
- the MTNR1A gene encoding melatonin receptor type 1A yields the protein MPGNGSALPNASQPGPGGDGARPQPSWLASALACVLIFTIVVDVLGNLLVILSVYRNKKLRNAGNIFVVSLAVADLVVAVYPYPLVLTSIFNNGWNLGYLHCQISGFLMGLSVIGSIFNITGIAINRYCYICHSLKYDKLYSSKNSFCYVLLIWLLTLVAVLPNLRAGTLQYDPRIYSCTFAQSVSSAYTIAVVVFHFLVPMIIVIFCYLRIWILVLQVRQRVKPDRKPRLKPQDFRNFVTMFVVFVLFAICWAPLNFIGLAVASDPASMVPRIPEWLFVASYYMAYFNSCLNAIIYGLLNQNFRKEYRRIIVSLCTARMFFVDSSNDVADRVKCKPSPLTTKNNLVKVDSV